The Shewanella mangrovisoli genome has a window encoding:
- the rpoC gene encoding DNA-directed RNA polymerase subunit beta': MKDLLKFLKQQSKTEEFNGIKIGLASPDLIRSWSFGEVKKPETINYRTFKPEREGLFCARIFGPVKDYECLCGKYKRLKHRGVICEKCGVEVTQTKVRRERMGHIELASPVAHIWFLKSLPSRIGLMLDMTLRDIERVLYFESFVVIEPGMTSLERGQMLTEENYLDALEEYGDEFEAKMGAEAVLELLRAIDLEKEIEQMREELPSINSETRRKKVTKRLKLMEAFHTSGNKPEWMILKVLPVLPPDLRPLVPLDGGRFATSDLNDLYRRVINRNNRLKRLLDLAAPDIIVRNEKRMLQESVDALLDNGRRGRAITGSNKRPLKSLADMIKGKQGRFRQNLLGKRVDYSGRSVITVGPTLRLHQCGLPKKMALELFKPFIYGKLEGRGLATTIKAAKKMVEREVAEVWDVLDEVIREHPVMLNRAPTLHRLGIQAFEPVLIEGKAIQLHPLVCAAYNADFDGDQMAVHVPLTLEAQLEARALMMSTNNILSPANGEPVITPSQDVVLGLYYTSRERINGRGEGMYFMSVAEVEKAYATGAAELHARVKVRITETVIGDNGERTEQRRIVDTTVGRALLSQILPAGLSFDLVNQNMGKKQISKLLNTCYRQLGLKDTVIFADQLMYTGFRYATISGASVGIDDMVIPAEKYTLVADAEAEVLEIQEQFQSGLVTAGERYNKVIDIWASANEKVSKAMMENLSTETVINRDGVEEKQASFNSIYMMADSGARGSAAQIRQLAGMRGLMAKPDGSIIETPIVANFREGLNVLQYFISTHGARKGLADTALKTANSGYLTRRLVDVAQDLVVIEDDCGTHEGLTMKPLIEGGDVVEPLRERVLGRVVAVDVLYPGTEDVLAPRNTLLDEAWCDKLEEHSIDEVIVRSVITCDTDFGVCAACYGRDLARGHLINHGEAIGVVAAQSIGEPGTQLTMRTFHIGGAASRASAENNVQVKNSGSLKLHNAKYVTNTDGKLVIVSRSSELAIIDELGREKERYKVPYGTVLEKLEEAAVEAGDIIANWDPHTHPIITEVAGSIKFVDMIDGVTMTRQTDELTGLSSIVILDVGQRGSAGKEMRPMIRLVGADGSDLMIPGTEVPAQYFLPGSAIVNLDDNAQIAVGDALARIPQESSKTRDITGGLPRVADLFEARKPKEPAILAEISGTISFGKETKGKRRLVITPADGGEQYEEMIPKWRNLNVFEGEKVERGEVIADGPEAAHDILRLRGIHNVANYIVNEVQDVYRLQGVKINDKHIEVIIRQMLRKCVITSAGDSEFLEGEQVEVSRVKIANRDLIEQGKVPATFERELLGITKASLATESFISAASFQETTRVLTEAAVGGKSDNLRGLKENVIVGRLIPAGTGYAYHKTRNDARAKKDEPVVVNKITASEAEQNLADLLNLAGSQD; encoded by the coding sequence GTGAAAGACTTATTAAAGTTTCTGAAACAGCAAAGCAAGACTGAAGAATTTAACGGCATCAAAATTGGTCTGGCATCGCCTGATCTGATCCGTTCTTGGTCTTTTGGTGAAGTTAAGAAGCCAGAAACCATTAACTACCGTACCTTCAAGCCTGAGCGTGAAGGTCTGTTCTGTGCGCGTATCTTTGGCCCGGTCAAAGATTACGAATGTTTGTGCGGTAAGTACAAGCGTTTGAAGCACCGTGGTGTGATCTGTGAAAAGTGTGGTGTAGAAGTTACCCAGACTAAAGTACGTCGTGAGCGTATGGGTCACATTGAACTGGCTAGCCCAGTTGCCCACATTTGGTTCTTGAAATCACTGCCGTCCCGTATCGGTTTAATGCTGGACATGACGCTGCGTGATATCGAACGCGTACTGTATTTTGAATCTTTCGTCGTGATCGAGCCTGGCATGACCAGCCTTGAACGTGGCCAAATGCTGACAGAAGAAAACTATCTGGATGCACTAGAAGAATACGGTGACGAATTCGAAGCTAAGATGGGTGCTGAAGCGGTATTAGAACTGCTGCGCGCAATCGATCTCGAAAAAGAAATCGAACAAATGCGTGAAGAGCTGCCATCAATCAACTCTGAGACTCGTCGCAAGAAAGTGACTAAACGTCTTAAGTTGATGGAAGCGTTCCACACTTCTGGCAACAAGCCAGAGTGGATGATCTTAAAAGTACTGCCTGTGTTACCACCTGACTTACGTCCGCTGGTACCGCTCGATGGCGGCCGCTTTGCGACTTCAGATCTGAACGATCTGTATCGCCGCGTGATCAACCGTAACAACCGTTTGAAGCGTCTGTTAGATTTAGCTGCGCCGGACATCATCGTACGCAACGAAAAGCGTATGTTACAAGAGTCCGTTGATGCGCTATTAGATAACGGTCGTCGTGGTCGTGCTATTACTGGTTCTAACAAACGTCCTCTGAAATCTTTGGCCGACATGATCAAAGGTAAACAAGGTCGTTTCCGTCAGAACTTGTTAGGTAAGCGTGTTGACTACTCAGGTCGTTCGGTAATTACCGTAGGTCCTACTTTACGTCTGCACCAATGTGGTCTTCCTAAGAAGATGGCACTGGAACTGTTCAAGCCATTCATCTATGGCAAGCTGGAAGGTCGTGGCTTAGCGACAACCATTAAAGCTGCTAAGAAGATGGTAGAGCGTGAAGTGGCGGAAGTTTGGGACGTTCTAGATGAAGTGATCCGCGAACATCCAGTGATGCTTAACCGTGCACCAACACTGCACAGACTGGGTATCCAAGCGTTCGAACCTGTACTGATTGAAGGTAAAGCGATCCAGTTACACCCACTCGTTTGTGCGGCATATAACGCCGACTTCGACGGTGACCAAATGGCGGTACACGTACCGTTAACACTGGAAGCGCAGCTTGAAGCTCGTGCTTTGATGATGTCTACCAACAACATCCTGTCACCTGCGAACGGCGAGCCTGTTATCACTCCATCTCAAGACGTGGTATTAGGTCTGTACTACACCAGCCGTGAGCGTATCAACGGCCGTGGTGAAGGTATGTACTTTATGTCTGTTGCTGAAGTTGAAAAAGCTTACGCAACTGGCGCTGCTGAACTGCATGCCCGCGTGAAAGTGCGTATCACTGAAACCGTTATCGGTGACAATGGTGAGCGTACTGAGCAACGTCGTATCGTAGATACAACTGTGGGTCGTGCTCTGCTGTCACAAATTCTGCCAGCAGGTTTGTCATTTGATCTGGTTAACCAGAACATGGGCAAAAAGCAGATTTCTAAACTATTGAACACTTGTTACCGTCAATTAGGTCTGAAAGATACTGTTATCTTCGCTGACCAACTGATGTACACAGGTTTCCGTTACGCCACTATCTCTGGTGCATCTGTCGGTATCGACGACATGGTGATCCCAGCTGAGAAGTACACCTTAGTTGCTGACGCTGAAGCAGAAGTGCTCGAAATTCAAGAGCAGTTCCAATCAGGTCTGGTAACCGCGGGTGAGCGTTACAACAAAGTAATCGACATCTGGGCAAGTGCGAACGAAAAAGTTTCTAAAGCGATGATGGAAAACCTGTCAACTGAGACAGTGATTAACCGTGATGGCGTTGAAGAGAAACAAGCATCGTTCAACAGCATTTACATGATGGCCGACTCGGGCGCTCGTGGTAGTGCCGCACAGATCCGTCAGTTAGCGGGTATGCGTGGTCTGATGGCGAAACCAGACGGTTCGATCATCGAAACCCCAATCGTGGCGAACTTCCGTGAAGGTCTGAACGTTCTTCAGTACTTCATCTCAACCCACGGTGCGCGTAAAGGTCTTGCCGATACCGCATTGAAGACAGCGAACTCGGGTTACCTGACTCGTCGTCTGGTTGACGTTGCTCAAGACTTAGTGGTCATCGAAGACGATTGTGGTACTCACGAAGGTCTGACAATGAAGCCGCTGATCGAAGGTGGTGACGTTGTTGAGCCATTACGTGAACGCGTACTGGGTCGTGTGGTTGCGGTTGATGTTCTGTACCCAGGTACTGAAGATGTGCTTGCGCCACGTAACACTCTGCTCGATGAAGCATGGTGTGACAAGTTAGAAGAACACTCAATCGACGAAGTGATTGTACGTTCAGTAATTACCTGTGATACCGACTTCGGTGTGTGTGCGGCATGTTATGGCCGTGACTTAGCTCGTGGTCACCTGATTAACCACGGCGAAGCCATCGGTGTTGTCGCGGCGCAATCAATCGGTGAACCAGGTACACAGTTAACGATGCGTACGTTCCACATCGGTGGTGCGGCATCGAGAGCGTCTGCAGAAAACAACGTTCAAGTGAAGAACTCTGGTTCGTTGAAACTGCACAACGCTAAGTACGTAACTAACACTGACGGCAAGCTGGTTATCGTTTCTCGTTCTTCTGAACTGGCGATCATCGACGAGTTAGGTCGTGAGAAAGAGCGTTATAAAGTGCCTTACGGTACTGTGCTCGAGAAGTTAGAAGAAGCTGCGGTAGAAGCGGGCGATATCATCGCTAACTGGGATCCACATACTCACCCAATCATCACTGAAGTGGCGGGTAGTATTAAGTTCGTTGACATGATCGACGGCGTGACCATGACTCGTCAAACAGACGAACTGACTGGTCTGTCTTCAATCGTGATCCTCGACGTGGGTCAACGTGGTTCAGCGGGTAAAGAAATGCGCCCAATGATCCGTCTGGTTGGTGCTGACGGTAGCGACCTGATGATCCCAGGTACTGAAGTACCTGCACAATACTTCTTACCAGGCAGTGCGATCGTTAACCTCGACGACAACGCGCAAATCGCAGTGGGTGACGCGTTAGCACGTATTCCACAAGAATCGTCTAAAACACGCGACATCACGGGTGGTCTACCACGCGTTGCTGACCTGTTCGAAGCTCGTAAGCCAAAAGAGCCAGCTATTCTGGCGGAAATCTCTGGTACCATCTCGTTTGGTAAAGAGACTAAAGGCAAGCGTCGTCTGGTGATTACACCAGCGGATGGTGGTGAACAGTACGAAGAGATGATCCCGAAATGGCGTAACTTAAACGTGTTCGAAGGTGAAAAAGTCGAACGTGGTGAAGTTATTGCTGACGGTCCAGAAGCGGCGCACGACATTCTGCGTCTACGTGGCATCCACAACGTAGCAAACTACATTGTGAACGAAGTACAAGACGTATACCGTCTACAAGGCGTGAAGATCAACGATAAGCATATCGAAGTGATCATCCGTCAAATGCTGCGTAAGTGCGTGATCACCTCTGCGGGTGACAGTGAGTTCTTAGAAGGCGAACAAGTTGAAGTGTCTCGCGTGAAGATCGCTAACCGCGACCTGATCGAACAAGGCAAAGTGCCTGCGACCTTCGAGCGTGAACTGCTGGGTATTACCAAAGCGTCTCTGGCAACAGAATCGTTTATCTCTGCAGCATCGTTCCAAGAAACCACTCGCGTACTGACAGAAGCTGCCGTAGGTGGTAAGTCTGATAACTTACGTGGTCTGAAAGAGAACGTAATCGTTGGCCGTCTGATCCCAGCTGGTACTGGTTATGCTTATCACAAGACCCGTAACGATGCCCGTGCTAAGAAAGACGAGCCAGTTGTAGTGAATAAGATCACTGCAAGTGAAGCAGAACAAAACCTTGCAGACCTCTTAAACCTGGCTGGTAGCCAAGATTAA
- the rpsL gene encoding 30S ribosomal protein S12, with protein sequence MATVNQLVRKPRAPKVDKTNVPALNACPQKRGVCTRVYTTTPKKPNSALRKVARVRLTNGFEVTSYIGGEGHNLQEHSVILIRGGRVKDLPGVRYHTVRGALDCAGVNTRRQGRSKYGAKRPKS encoded by the coding sequence ATGGCAACTGTAAACCAGTTGGTACGTAAGCCACGCGCACCTAAAGTCGACAAGACTAACGTGCCTGCGTTGAACGCGTGCCCACAAAAACGTGGTGTATGTACACGTGTGTACACTACTACCCCTAAAAAACCTAACTCTGCACTACGTAAAGTAGCTCGTGTGCGCTTAACTAACGGTTTCGAAGTTACTTCGTACATCGGCGGTGAAGGCCACAACCTGCAGGAACACAGCGTGATCTTAATCCGTGGTGGTCGTGTTAAAGACTTACCAGGTGTGCGCTATCACACTGTTCGTGGCGCCCTAGACTGTGCTGGCGTGAACACTCGTCGCCAAGGTCGTTCTAAGTACGGTGCTAAGCGTCCTAAGTCTTAA
- the rpsG gene encoding 30S ribosomal protein S7, which yields MPRRRVVGQRKILPDPKFHSELLAKFINVIMQDGKKSTAEKIIYKALDVIAEKKGANHLDVLEAALDNVRPSVEVKSRRVGGSTYQVPCEVRPVRRNALAMRWLVEAARKRGEKSMALRLAGEMLDASENKGTAVKKREDVHRMAEANKAFAHYRW from the coding sequence ATGCCAAGACGTCGCGTTGTAGGACAACGTAAAATCCTACCAGATCCAAAGTTTCACAGTGAGTTGCTGGCTAAGTTCATCAACGTCATTATGCAAGACGGCAAAAAGTCGACTGCAGAAAAAATCATTTACAAGGCGCTAGATGTTATCGCTGAAAAGAAAGGCGCTAACCATTTAGACGTTCTTGAAGCAGCCCTGGACAACGTACGCCCATCAGTCGAAGTTAAATCTCGTCGCGTTGGTGGTTCTACTTACCAGGTACCATGTGAAGTTCGTCCTGTGCGTCGTAACGCACTGGCGATGCGCTGGTTAGTTGAAGCTGCTCGTAAGCGTGGTGAAAAATCTATGGCTTTACGTCTAGCAGGTGAAATGCTAGATGCGTCTGAAAACAAAGGTACTGCTGTTAAGAAGCGTGAAGACGTGCACCGCATGGCTGAAGCTAACAAGGCCTTTGCTCATTACCGTTGGTAA
- the fusA gene encoding elongation factor G: MARTTPIERYRNIGICAHVDAGKTTTTERVLFYTGLSHKIGEVHDGAATTDWMVQEQERGITITSAAVTTFWRGMDAQFTEHRINIIDTPGHVDFTIEVERSLRVLDGAVVVFCGSSGVEPQSETVWRQADKYRVPRLVFVNKMDRAGADFERVVKQIRTRLGATCVPIQLNIGAEENFTGVIDLIKMKAINWNEADQGMTFSYEEIPAELADKAAEMHEYLVEAAAEASDELMDKYLEEGTLSEDEIKKALRQRTINNEIVLATCGSAFKNKGVQAVLDAVVEFLPAPVDVPPIKGIDDDEQEVERPSDDNAPFAALAFKIATDPFVGTLTFIRVYSGVLESGSGVYNSVKQKRERIGRIVQMHANDRTELKEVRAGDIAAAIGLKEVTTGDTLCDPDHKVILERMEFPEPVITIAVEPKSKADQDKMGIALQKLAAEDPSFRVETDEESSQTLISGMGELHLDIIVDRMRREFGVECNVGKPQVAYRETIRASVEAEGKFVRQSGGRGQFGHVWLKLEPNEEGAGYEFINAIVGGVVPREFIPAVDKGIQEQMKNGVLAGFPVLDVKVTLFDGSYHDVDSNEMAFKIAGSMGFKKGALEANPVLLEPCMKVEVTTPENYMGDVVGDLNRRRGLIEGMDDGFGGIKIVHAVVPLSEMFGYATDLRSATQGRASYSMEFLKYTDAPQNIAKAIIESRS, translated from the coding sequence GTGGCTCGTACAACCCCAATTGAGCGTTATCGTAATATCGGTATTTGTGCTCATGTGGATGCAGGTAAAACCACCACAACAGAACGTGTTCTGTTCTATACCGGTTTGTCTCATAAAATCGGTGAGGTGCATGACGGCGCCGCGACCACTGACTGGATGGTACAAGAGCAAGAGCGTGGTATTACTATCACCTCGGCTGCTGTCACTACATTCTGGCGTGGTATGGATGCTCAATTCACTGAACACCGCATCAATATCATCGATACCCCTGGTCACGTTGACTTCACTATTGAAGTTGAACGTTCTTTGCGCGTTCTCGACGGCGCTGTCGTGGTTTTCTGTGGTTCTTCAGGTGTTGAACCTCAATCAGAAACCGTTTGGCGTCAAGCTGACAAATACCGCGTTCCACGCTTAGTGTTTGTTAACAAGATGGACCGCGCAGGTGCGGACTTTGAACGTGTAGTGAAGCAAATCAGAACTCGCCTAGGAGCGACTTGTGTGCCTATTCAGCTGAATATTGGCGCAGAAGAAAACTTCACTGGCGTGATCGACTTAATCAAGATGAAAGCCATTAACTGGAACGAAGCGGACCAGGGTATGACTTTCTCTTATGAAGAGATCCCTGCAGAGTTAGCCGATAAAGCGGCTGAGATGCATGAGTATCTGGTTGAGGCAGCAGCCGAGGCCTCGGATGAACTGATGGACAAGTACCTTGAAGAAGGCACACTGTCAGAAGACGAGATCAAAAAGGCACTGCGTCAGCGTACTATTAATAATGAAATCGTTTTAGCGACCTGTGGTTCTGCATTTAAGAACAAAGGCGTTCAAGCGGTTCTTGATGCGGTTGTGGAATTCTTGCCAGCCCCTGTCGATGTGCCTCCAATTAAGGGCATTGATGACGATGAGCAAGAAGTTGAGCGCCCATCAGATGACAATGCCCCTTTTGCGGCGTTGGCATTTAAGATTGCTACAGACCCGTTCGTGGGCACTTTGACCTTTATTCGCGTGTACTCTGGCGTACTCGAATCAGGTTCTGGCGTTTATAACTCTGTTAAACAGAAGCGTGAACGTATCGGCCGTATCGTGCAAATGCACGCTAATGACCGTACCGAACTGAAAGAAGTACGTGCAGGTGATATCGCTGCGGCTATCGGTCTGAAAGAAGTCACCACGGGTGATACACTTTGTGATCCTGATCATAAGGTGATCTTGGAACGCATGGAGTTCCCTGAGCCAGTAATTACCATTGCCGTTGAGCCTAAGTCTAAAGCGGACCAAGATAAAATGGGTATCGCGCTGCAAAAACTTGCAGCGGAAGATCCATCTTTCCGGGTTGAGACTGACGAAGAATCATCACAAACACTGATTTCTGGAATGGGTGAGTTACACTTAGACATTATCGTTGACCGTATGCGTCGCGAATTTGGTGTTGAGTGTAACGTTGGTAAGCCACAAGTGGCCTACCGCGAAACCATTCGCGCATCAGTCGAGGCTGAAGGTAAATTTGTACGCCAATCAGGTGGCCGTGGACAATTCGGTCATGTTTGGTTAAAACTAGAGCCTAATGAAGAAGGCGCTGGTTACGAATTTATCAACGCGATCGTTGGGGGTGTAGTTCCACGTGAATTCATTCCTGCGGTTGATAAAGGTATCCAAGAGCAGATGAAGAACGGTGTTCTCGCCGGCTTCCCTGTGTTGGACGTGAAGGTCACTCTGTTCGACGGTTCATATCACGATGTGGACTCGAATGAAATGGCGTTCAAAATTGCGGGTTCTATGGGCTTCAAAAAGGGTGCGCTCGAAGCGAATCCTGTGTTGCTCGAGCCTTGCATGAAAGTAGAAGTAACTACTCCTGAGAACTACATGGGCGATGTGGTTGGTGACTTAAACCGTCGTCGTGGTTTGATTGAAGGTATGGATGATGGCTTCGGTGGCATCAAAATAGTCCATGCTGTAGTGCCTCTTTCTGAAATGTTTGGTTATGCAACTGATTTGCGTTCTGCGACTCAGGGTCGTGCTTCCTACTCCATGGAGTTCTTGAAGTACACTGATGCACCGCAAAACATTGCGAAAGCGATTATTGAATCTCGTAGCTAA
- the tuf gene encoding elongation factor Tu yields the protein MAKAKFERNKPHVNVGTIGHVDHGKTTLTAAISHVLAKTYGGEAKDFSQIDNAPEERERGITINTSHIEYDTPTRHYAHVDCPGHADYVKNMITGAAQMDGAILVVASTDGPMPQTREHILLSRQVGVPFIIVFMNKCDMVDDAELLELVEMEVRELLSEYDFPGDDLPVIQGSALKALEGEPEWEAKIIELAAALDSYIPEPERDIDKPFLMPIEDVFSISGRGTVVTGRVERGIVRVGDEVEIVGIRATTKTTCTGVEMFRKLLDEGRAGENCGILLRGTKRDDVERGQVLSKPGSINPHTTFESEVYVLSKEEGGRHTPFFKGYRPQFYFRTTDVTGTIELPEGVEMVMPGDNIKMKVTLICPIAMDEGLRFAIREGGRTVGAGVVAKIFA from the coding sequence GTGGCAAAAGCTAAATTTGAACGTAATAAGCCTCACGTTAACGTGGGCACCATCGGTCACGTTGACCATGGTAAAACCACTCTGACTGCAGCTATCTCTCACGTACTGGCTAAGACCTACGGTGGTGAAGCTAAAGACTTCTCTCAAATCGATAACGCTCCAGAAGAGCGTGAGCGCGGTATTACCATCAATACCTCTCACATCGAATACGATACACCAACTCGCCACTACGCACACGTAGACTGCCCAGGCCACGCTGACTATGTTAAAAACATGATCACTGGTGCTGCACAGATGGACGGCGCGATCCTGGTAGTAGCTTCTACTGATGGTCCAATGCCACAAACTCGTGAGCACATCCTGCTGTCTCGCCAAGTAGGCGTACCATTCATCATCGTATTCATGAACAAATGTGACATGGTTGACGATGCTGAGCTGTTAGAATTAGTAGAAATGGAAGTACGTGAACTGTTATCAGAATACGACTTCCCAGGTGATGACTTACCAGTTATCCAAGGTTCTGCTCTGAAAGCCCTTGAAGGCGAGCCAGAGTGGGAAGCGAAGATCATCGAATTAGCCGCTGCACTGGATTCTTACATTCCAGAACCAGAGCGTGATATCGATAAGCCATTCCTGATGCCAATCGAAGACGTCTTCTCAATCTCTGGCCGTGGTACAGTAGTAACAGGCCGTGTTGAGCGTGGTATCGTACGTGTTGGTGACGAAGTAGAAATCGTTGGTATCCGTGCAACCACTAAGACTACCTGTACTGGTGTTGAAATGTTCCGTAAGCTGCTTGACGAAGGTCGTGCAGGTGAGAACTGTGGTATCCTGTTACGTGGTACTAAGCGTGATGACGTAGAACGTGGTCAAGTATTATCTAAGCCAGGTTCAATCAACCCACACACTACTTTTGAATCAGAAGTTTACGTTCTGTCAAAAGAAGAAGGTGGTCGTCACACTCCATTCTTCAAAGGCTACCGTCCACAGTTCTACTTCCGTACAACTGACGTGACAGGTACTATCGAACTGCCAGAAGGCGTAGAGATGGTAATGCCAGGCGACAACATCAAGATGAAAGTGACTCTGATCTGCCCAATCGCGATGGACGAAGGTTTACGCTTCGCAATCCGTGAAGGTGGCCGTACAGTAGGCGCTGGTGTTGTAGCTAAGATTTTCGCTTAA
- the rpsJ gene encoding 30S ribosomal protein S10, which translates to MQNQRIRIRLKGFDHRLIDQSTAEIVETAKRTGAQVRGPIPLPTRKERYTVLISPHVNKDARDQYELRTHKRLVDIVEPTEKTVDALMRLDLAAGVDVQISLG; encoded by the coding sequence ATGCAGAACCAAAGAATCCGTATCCGCTTAAAAGGATTTGATCATCGCTTAATTGATCAGTCTACAGCGGAAATCGTTGAAACTGCTAAGCGTACAGGCGCCCAAGTACGTGGTCCAATTCCACTACCTACGCGCAAAGAGCGTTATACCGTTTTGATCTCTCCGCACGTTAATAAAGATGCTCGTGACCAGTACGAATTACGTACTCACAAGCGCCTGGTTGACATCGTAGAGCCAACTGAAAAGACTGTAGACGCTCTAATGCGTTTAGATCTTGCGGCTGGTGTCGACGTACAGATTAGCTTGGGTTAA
- the rplC gene encoding 50S ribosomal protein L3: protein MAIGLIGRKVGMTRIFTEDGVSIPVTVIEVAGNRVTQVKTLETDGYRALQVTTGTKKANRITKPEAGHFAKSGVEAGRGLWELRLADGEGEGIEVGAELNVGIFADVAKVDVTGQSKGKGFQGGVKRWNFRTQDMTHGNSLSHRSNGSIGQNQTPGRVFKGKKMSGHMGAERVTTQNLDVVRVDVERNLLLVKGAVPGATNGDLIIKPAVKA from the coding sequence ATGGCTATCGGTCTTATTGGTCGTAAAGTTGGTATGACTCGCATCTTCACTGAAGATGGTGTTTCTATACCTGTTACAGTAATTGAAGTTGCTGGCAACCGTGTTACTCAAGTGAAAACTTTAGAAACTGACGGTTACCGCGCTCTTCAAGTTACTACTGGTACCAAAAAAGCCAATCGCATCACTAAACCAGAAGCAGGTCACTTTGCCAAGAGCGGTGTTGAAGCCGGTCGTGGACTGTGGGAATTGCGTCTGGCAGACGGTGAAGGCGAAGGCATTGAAGTTGGTGCTGAGCTAAATGTAGGTATCTTCGCTGATGTAGCGAAAGTTGACGTTACTGGTCAATCTAAAGGTAAAGGCTTCCAAGGCGGTGTTAAGCGTTGGAACTTCCGTACTCAAGATATGACTCACGGTAACTCTTTGTCGCACCGTTCGAACGGTTCTATCGGTCAGAACCAAACGCCTGGTCGCGTATTTAAAGGCAAGAAAATGTCAGGCCACATGGGTGCCGAGCGTGTTACTACTCAAAATCTAGACGTTGTACGTGTAGATGTTGAACGTAACCTGCTACTGGTTAAAGGTGCTGTTCCGGGCGCAACTAACGGCGACCTGATCATCAAGCCTGCAGTTAAAGCTTAA
- the rplD gene encoding 50S ribosomal protein L4, producing the protein MELVLKDAQSALEVSETTFGRDFNEALVHQVVVAYAANARQGTRAQKTRAEVTGSGKKPWRQKGTGRARAGGVKGPIWRGGGVTFAAKTQDHSQKVNKKMYRGALKSILSELVRQDRLVVVESFSVEAPKTKELKAKLKAMNLEDVLIVTSEVDENLFLAARNLYKVDVRDVAGLDPVSLIAFNTVLVTADAVKQIEEMLA; encoded by the coding sequence ATGGAATTGGTATTGAAAGACGCGCAAAGCGCTCTTGAAGTTTCCGAAACTACCTTCGGCCGTGACTTTAACGAGGCACTGGTTCATCAGGTAGTTGTAGCATACGCTGCAAACGCACGTCAGGGCACTCGTGCTCAAAAGACTCGTGCGGAAGTAACTGGCTCTGGCAAAAAGCCATGGCGCCAAAAAGGCACTGGCCGCGCTCGTGCGGGTGGTGTTAAGGGCCCAATCTGGCGTGGCGGTGGCGTAACTTTCGCTGCTAAAACTCAAGATCACAGCCAAAAAGTTAACAAGAAGATGTACCGCGGCGCGCTGAAAAGCATTCTGTCTGAGCTGGTACGTCAAGACCGTCTGGTTGTTGTTGAATCATTCAGCGTTGAAGCTCCTAAAACTAAAGAGCTGAAAGCTAAACTGAAAGCAATGAACTTAGAAGACGTGTTAATTGTGACTTCAGAAGTTGACGAGAATTTATTCTTAGCAGCTCGCAACCTGTACAAGGTTGACGTTCGTGACGTTGCAGGTCTAGACCCAGTAAGTCTGATCGCGTTCAACACAGTGCTTGTGACTGCTGATGCAGTTAAGCAAATCGAGGAGATGCTAGCATGA
- the rplW gene encoding 50S ribosomal protein L23: MIREERLLKVILAPHISEKSTVNAEKHNTVVFRVAIDATKAEIKAAVAKLFEVEVESVRTLVSKGKTKRTGGRAGRRSDWKKAYVTLAAGADIDFVGGAE, from the coding sequence ATGATCCGCGAAGAACGTTTGCTAAAAGTAATTCTTGCACCTCACATCTCTGAAAAGAGCACTGTGAATGCTGAGAAGCACAACACTGTTGTTTTCCGCGTAGCTATCGATGCAACTAAAGCTGAAATCAAAGCTGCTGTTGCTAAGCTATTTGAAGTTGAAGTCGAATCAGTTCGCACTTTAGTGAGCAAAGGCAAAACTAAACGTACTGGTGGCCGTGCTGGCCGTCGTAGCGATTGGAAAAAAGCCTACGTGACTTTAGCTGCTGGTGCTGACATCGATTTCGTCGGCGGCGCTGAGTAA